The following coding sequences are from one Saccopteryx bilineata isolate mSacBil1 chromosome 3, mSacBil1_pri_phased_curated, whole genome shotgun sequence window:
- the DOK1 gene encoding docking protein 1 isoform X2 — MFSFEAGRRCSSGPGTFTFQTAQGNDIFQAVETAIHRQKAQGKAGQGHDILRADSHEEVAEGKLASHPGTQELLGSPPALYAEPLDSLRIPPGPSPDSLYSDPLDSTPAHVGEGVQLKKTLYWDLYEHVQQQLMKAELTDPKEDPIYDEPEGLAPAALQGLYDLPQEPKDAWWCQARVKEEGYELPYNPATDDYAVPPPRSTKPLPAPKPQNLAFPEPDAATGSGSKGHSSDIALYSQVQKSGASRSWDCGLSKIGADRTGVKSEGST, encoded by the coding sequence ATGTTCTCATTTGAGGCTGGCCGGCGCTGCTCCTCTGGCCCTGGAACCTTCACGTTTCAGACGGCACAGGGAAATGACATCTTTCAGGCAGTTGAAACTGCTATCCACCGGCAGAAGGCCCAGGGCAAGGCTGGTCAAGGGCATGATATTCTTAGAGCTGATTCCCATGAAGAAGTGGCAGAGGGGAAGCTGGCTTCCCACCCTGGCACCCAGGAGCTCTTGGGCAGCCCTCCAGCCCTGTATGCTGAACCCTTAGACTCCCTGCGCATTCCTCCAGGTCCTTCCCCAGATTCCCTATACTCAGACCCTTTGGACAGCACCCCTGCTCATGTAGGAGAAGGGGTACAGTTAAAGAAAACTCTTTATTGGGACTTGTATGAACATGTGCAGCAGCAGTTGATGAAGGCCGAGCTGACGGATCCCAAAGAGGACCCCATCTATGACGAACCTGAGGGCTTGGCTCCAGCTGCTCTTCAGGGCCTTTATGATCTGCCTCAGGAGCCGAAGGATGCATGGTGGTGCCAGGCTCGAGTGAAGGAAGAAGGCTATGAGCTCCCCTACAACCCTGCCACTGATGACTATGCTGTGCCTCCCCCTCGAAGTACAAAGCCCCTCCCAGCTCCCAAGCCCCAGAACCTGGCATTCCCTGAACCTGATGCTGCTACTGGCAGTGGCAGCAAAGGTCACAGCTCAGACATTGCCCTGTACAGCCAGGTCCAGAAGAGTGGGGCCTCAAGGAGCTGGGACTGTGGGCTCTCTAAAATAGGGGCTGACAGGACTGGGGTCAAGTCAGAGGGCTCCACCTGA
- the DOK1 gene encoding docking protein 1 isoform X1: MDGAVMEGPLFLQSQRFGTKRWRKTWAVLYPASPHGVARLEFFDHKGSSSGGGRGGSRRLDCKVIRLAECVSVAPVALESPPEPGTAAFRLDTAERSHLLAADAPSSAAWVQTLCLNAFPKGSWALAPTENPPKLSALEMLENSLYSPTWEGSQFWVTVQRTEAAERCGLHGSYVLRVEAERLTLLTVGTQNQILELLLSWPYTLLRRYGRDKVMFSFEAGRRCSSGPGTFTFQTAQGNDIFQAVETAIHRQKAQGKAGQGHDILRADSHEEVAEGKLASHPGTQELLGSPPALYAEPLDSLRIPPGPSPDSLYSDPLDSTPAHVGEGVQLKKTLYWDLYEHVQQQLMKAELTDPKEDPIYDEPEGLAPAALQGLYDLPQEPKDAWWCQARVKEEGYELPYNPATDDYAVPPPRSTKPLPAPKPQNLAFPEPDAATGSGSKGHSSDIALYSQVQKSGASRSWDCGLSKIGADRTGVKSEGST, translated from the exons ATGGACGGGGCCGTGATGGAAGGGCCGCTGTTTTTGCAAAGTCAGCGTTTCGGTACCAAG AGGTGGAGGAAGACCTGGGCCGTGCTCTACCCGGCCAGTCCTCACGGGGTAGCGCGCCTCGAGTTCTTTGACCACAAGGGATCGAGCTCTGGAGGGGGCCGCGGAGGCTCGCGCCGCCTGGACTGCAAGGTGATCCGTCTGGCTGAGTGTGTGAGCGTGGCGCCCGTGGCCCTGGAGAGCCCACCTGAGCCTGGGACCGCCGCCTTCCGCCTGGACACCGCAGAGCGCTCCCACCTGCTGGCGGCCGACGCGCCGTCCAGCGCTGCCTGGGTGCAAACGCTGTGCCTAAATGCTTTTCCG AAAGGCAGTTGGGCTCTGGCGCCTACTGAGAACCCACCCAAACTTTCTGCCCTGGAGATGCTGGAGAACTCTCTGTACAGCCCCACTTGGGAAG GATCCCAGTTCTGGGTAACAGTGCAGAGAACTGAAGCCGCTGAGCGTTGCGGCCTGCATGGCTCCTATGTGCTGAGGGTGGAGGCTGAGAGGCTGACTCTCCTGACTGTGGGAACTCAGAATCAGATACTGGAACTACTCCTTTCCTGGCCCTACACTCTGTTGCGTCGCTATGGCCGAGACAAG GTCATGTTCTCATTTGAGGCTGGCCGGCGCTGCTCCTCTGGCCCTGGAACCTTCACGTTTCAGACGGCACAGGGAAATGACATCTTTCAGGCAGTTGAAACTGCTATCCACCGGCAGAAGGCCCAGGGCAAGGCTGGTCAAGGGCATGATATTCTTAGAGCTGATTCCCATGAAGAAGTGGCAGAGGGGAAGCTGGCTTCCCACCCTGGCACCCAGGAGCTCTTGGGCAGCCCTCCAGCCCTGTATGCTGAACCCTTAGACTCCCTGCGCATTCCTCCAGGTCCTTCCCCAGATTCCCTATACTCAGACCCTTTGGACAGCACCCCTGCTCATGTAGGAGAAGGGGTACAGTTAAAGAAAACTCTTTATTGGGACTTGTATGAACATGTGCAGCAGCAGTTGATGAAGGCCGAGCTGACGGATCCCAAAGAGGACCCCATCTATGACGAACCTGAGGGCTTGGCTCCAGCTGCTCTTCAGGGCCTTTATGATCTGCCTCAGGAGCCGAAGGATGCATGGTGGTGCCAGGCTCGAGTGAAGGAAGAAGGCTATGAGCTCCCCTACAACCCTGCCACTGATGACTATGCTGTGCCTCCCCCTCGAAGTACAAAGCCCCTCCCAGCTCCCAAGCCCCAGAACCTGGCATTCCCTGAACCTGATGCTGCTACTGGCAGTGGCAGCAAAGGTCACAGCTCAGACATTGCCCTGTACAGCCAGGTCCAGAAGAGTGGGGCCTCAAGGAGCTGGGACTGTGGGCTCTCTAAAATAGGGGCTGACAGGACTGGGGTCAAGTCAGAGGGCTCCACCTGA